The DNA region TTTATTCAGCTCAATTACATCCATTTTTAGCAAATTTACACTTTGGTCTTCATTTTTTGAAGCTACAATTTTTGAAATTCGAAAAGACTGAAAAATTAAAACCGATGTTAAAATTACAATAATAATTATTAGTCCAATTTCCATTTATTTCCTCCTTTTAAAACATAAAATACCTAATAAAAAATGCGCGAACGATAATATAACTAACCATAATTACTGTTGCAAGTATTGCCAATAAATAAGTTAAAACATAACCATAATAAATTATAGCATGTTTCAACAAAAATAAAAGGCGCATTTAACGCCTTTTTAAGTTCAAATTTAGCGAATCGCCACAAGAGTCATATTCATACTTTGAGAATTTGCCGTCCAACTAATAATTTCGTTCACTGTTCGGCCAAGTACGCTTTTGCCTAGAGGGCTCTCGGCGGAAATCTTGCCAATAAGCGGATTTGCTTCTAAGCTTTCAACAATTCGAAATTTCATAATTCGTCCAGTTGCACGATCGAAAAGCTCCACAAATGAACCGATAGAAACCTTCGAACTAATTTTCCTGCTCCTAGGTAGAATTTTTGAATTATGAATTTGAAAATTCTTTTCATTAATTTCACTTCGAATTGCATCAATTCGTGCGAAAATATCATTTTGCCTTAATAAATCCTCTTTAACATCGCCGTCACGAAGTTCCATCTCAAGCATTCTTTGTTCATGCTCAAGCTTTGCAATTTTCTTTTTTAATTCTTTAAATCCTTGTTTGCTCAAATAAATTTTAGTGGTATTTTTCATAATTCCTCCTTTTGTAGCAATGCTACGTTATTATTATATCGAATCATTCTTAAAAAACGCTTAAATTTATTGTTTTGTATTTTTATGATATAATCTAATTATATGAATAAACAAATTTTAAAACTTAAAAACCAAAAAAAGAGCGATTCTGTAAAAATTATTGCATTAGTAGGATTGGCCGGAAGTGGCAAAAGTACCGCTACAAATTATCTAAAACAAAAAGGCTATCCGAGCGTTTATTTTGGTGGAGTTGTAATGAAGGCGCTAAAAGATGAAAATCTTGAAATTACACCAGCGAATGAAAAAATGATGCGCACAAAACTACGTGAAGATTTTGGCAAAGATATAATTGTAAATAAAATTGTTGAACAAATTCAAAATCTCATTAAGTCTGGCCAAAAACGTATTATCGCTGATGGTCTTTACACTTGGACTGAATATAAAATTCTCAAAAAACACTTTCCAACTGAACTAAAAGTTATAGCATTAGTTCCACCAAAAAATCTTCGTCACAAGCGAATTTCCTCTCGCCCCGAGCGAGCAATGACTTTAGCCGAAATTAATGACCGTGATTTTAATGAAATTGAAGTTCTTGAAAAAGGTGGCCCAATCGCAATTGCTGATTATTTCATCGTAAATAAAAATTCAAATCTTCAAACTCGCCTCAAAATCGATAAAATTCTTAAAGAAATTAACTTTTAAAAAACTCGAGATTTATTTGCTCGAGTTTTATTATTCTAATTTACATTTTTTCTGGAATTTCAATTCCTAACAAATCTAAGCCGTTCTCGAAAGTTTTCGAAACTTTTTTAAGAAGAGTTAATCGTGCAGATTTTTCAATTTCTGGAGCATTAGAAACTCGTGTTTTTTCGTAATATCGGTTCATTTCGCGCGCTAAATCATAAAGATATTTCGAAATTTTATGTGGTTCTAAATCTCGAACCGCCATTTTAACTGTTTCAGGAAAGGCTAAAAGTTGTAAAATAATATTTTTTTCAGCTTCAAAATTGTATTCTTCAAAATCAACAAGCTCAAAATTTTGCTCTTTTCTTAAAATATTATTCACACGAACCGCCGAATACTGAACATATGGGCCAGAAAATCCAGTTAATGCAAAAATATTTTCCCAGTCAAAAAGGATATTAGTTCGCCTATCTGCTGTAAAATCTGAGAATTTAATCGCACCGAGTGCAATTTTTTTTACATCTTCTTCACTAACATCTCGGCCGGCAACAATTTCACGAGCACGCTCTTCAGCCTTATCAAGTAGCTCTTCCATCAGAACGACACCTTTTCTTGAAGACATTTTCTCACGAGTCCCATCTTCATTAAGCTGATCAATCACACCGAACCAAAGATGATATAGATCAGTTTTAATACCAAGTTTTTTCGCCATTGCAAAAATTTGCGAGAAATAGAACTGTTGCTCTGCACCGACCGAATAAATAACTTTATCGGGAGCGAATTCTTCTTCCCGGAATAGAATTGTAGCAAGGTCGTTTGTAGCATAAAGTGCTGCACCATTGCTCTTCTGCACTAAAAGTGGTACATCAAAACCATATTCTTCAAGAGGAACAATTACCGAACCGTCTTCATTTTGAACCGCAACACCGCTTTCAATTAATTTTTGAACCGCTGCTTTTCCTTTTGGCGCAAAAAATGCTTCACCATATTCATAATCTGTTGAAATTTTTAATCGTGCCATCACATCATGAA from Candidatus Saccharimonas sp. includes:
- a CDS encoding AAA family ATPase; translated protein: MNKQILKLKNQKKSDSVKIIALVGLAGSGKSTATNYLKQKGYPSVYFGGVVMKALKDENLEITPANEKMMRTKLREDFGKDIIVNKIVEQIQNLIKSGQKRIIADGLYTWTEYKILKKHFPTELKVIALVPPKNLRHKRISSRPERAMTLAEINDRDFNEIEVLEKGGPIAIADYFIVNKNSNLQTRLKIDKILKEINF
- a CDS encoding GreA/GreB family elongation factor, with the translated sequence MKNTTKIYLSKQGFKELKKKIAKLEHEQRMLEMELRDGDVKEDLLRQNDIFARIDAIRSEINEKNFQIHNSKILPRSRKISSKVSIGSFVELFDRATGRIMKFRIVESLEANPLIGKISAESPLGKSVLGRTVNEIISWTANSQSMNMTLVAIR
- the argS gene encoding arginine--tRNA ligase — protein: MNKVAEIINQLIEEKFNIKTEVSLTRPRPEFGDFATNIAMQLAGKLSKNPREIAEELAGELSKNEIFENVEIAGPGFLNLRVSAKKLEKILSQEFSDRFGSNNEGEGKLALIDGPSPNMAKPYSVGHLRPGNQGWAAKKLLEFSGWKVITDNHLGDYGTPFGIWVVGFEMFSNEERLAKRGVYELGDVYIKTKAAMKEQGEGGQIEKKAEEWLLKLENGDEEALNYSNKFKEISLKHIHDVMARLKISTDYEYGEAFFAPKGKAAVQKLIESGVAVQNEDGSVIVPLEEYGFDVPLLVQKSNGAALYATNDLATILFREEEFAPDKVIYSVGAEQQFYFSQIFAMAKKLGIKTDLYHLWFGVIDQLNEDGTREKMSSRKGVVLMEELLDKAEERAREIVAGRDVSEEDVKKIALGAIKFSDFTADRRTNILFDWENIFALTGFSGPYVQYSAVRVNNILRKEQNFELVDFEEYNFEAEKNIILQLLAFPETVKMAVRDLEPHKISKYLYDLAREMNRYYEKTRVSNAPEIEKSARLTLLKKVSKTFENGLDLLGIEIPEKM